A single window of Streptomyces aquilus DNA harbors:
- a CDS encoding aldehyde dehydrogenase family protein, whose translation MTTFEIEPGRLFIGGQWREAADGARTEVVDPSRGAVVTTVAEAGAADVDAAVRAAREAYDDGSWSGLSGRERGRVLHRIAELIRENADDIARLESLDVGKPITLAHAVDVTNAANDYEHFAALAHSLHGSHRDTPMNALAYTRREPLGVVAAITPFNFPLILAGSKIAPALAAGNTVVHKPADETPLSALYMAELFQRAGVPDGVVNVVTGAGPVAGEALLRHSGVDKIAFTGSTAVGRHAASVAGENLKPVTMELGGNAAHIVFEDADLEQAVGAIIKAFVFNSGQFCMGGPRLLVARSVYSTLLGILEQAVPGVPLGDPRQPETVVGPMAGEKHLKKVEEYVELARKEGGRIVCGGERLDLDGGYYYKPTVIADLPNDSRVIQEEIFGPVLTVQPFDSEDEAVRLANSTPYGLASGIQTSNLARAHRVADRLQAGIVWVNDWAMLDPAVPFGGVKDSGFGREYGPEALASYTKVKSVVVSLG comes from the coding sequence ATGACCACCTTCGAGATCGAACCCGGGCGGCTGTTCATCGGGGGACAGTGGCGCGAGGCCGCCGACGGGGCGCGCACCGAGGTGGTCGACCCGTCGCGGGGCGCGGTCGTCACCACCGTCGCGGAGGCGGGCGCCGCCGACGTGGACGCGGCCGTGCGCGCCGCGCGGGAGGCCTACGACGACGGCTCCTGGTCCGGCCTCAGCGGCCGGGAGCGCGGCCGGGTGCTGCACCGCATCGCCGAGCTCATCCGGGAGAACGCCGACGACATCGCCCGCCTGGAGAGCCTCGACGTCGGCAAGCCGATCACGCTCGCCCATGCCGTCGACGTCACCAACGCGGCCAACGACTACGAGCACTTCGCCGCCCTCGCCCACTCCCTGCACGGCTCCCACCGCGACACCCCCATGAACGCCCTCGCCTACACCCGGCGCGAGCCGCTCGGTGTGGTCGCCGCGATCACGCCGTTCAACTTCCCCCTGATCCTGGCCGGTTCGAAGATCGCCCCGGCGCTCGCTGCGGGCAACACGGTCGTGCACAAGCCCGCCGACGAGACCCCGCTCAGCGCGCTCTACATGGCCGAGCTGTTCCAGCGGGCCGGTGTCCCCGACGGCGTGGTCAATGTCGTCACCGGCGCCGGGCCGGTCGCCGGAGAGGCCCTCCTGCGGCACAGCGGCGTCGACAAGATCGCCTTCACCGGCTCCACCGCGGTCGGCCGGCACGCCGCGAGCGTCGCCGGGGAGAACCTCAAGCCCGTCACCATGGAACTGGGCGGCAACGCGGCCCACATCGTCTTCGAGGACGCCGACCTGGAACAGGCCGTCGGCGCGATCATCAAGGCCTTCGTCTTCAACTCCGGGCAGTTCTGCATGGGCGGCCCGCGCCTGCTGGTGGCCCGCTCCGTCTACAGCACCCTGCTCGGCATCCTCGAACAGGCCGTGCCCGGCGTGCCGTTGGGCGATCCGCGGCAGCCGGAGACGGTCGTCGGCCCGATGGCGGGGGAGAAGCACCTCAAGAAGGTCGAGGAGTACGTCGAACTCGCCCGCAAGGAAGGCGGCCGCATCGTCTGCGGCGGCGAACGCCTCGACCTGGACGGCGGCTACTACTACAAGCCCACCGTCATCGCCGACCTCCCCAACGACTCCCGGGTGATCCAGGAGGAGATCTTCGGCCCGGTCCTCACCGTGCAGCCCTTCGACTCCGAGGACGAGGCCGTCCGCCTCGCCAACTCCACGCCGTACGGCCTGGCTTCGGGCATCCAGACCAGCAACCTCGCCCGTGCCCACCGCGTCGCCGACCGGCTCCAGGCGGGCATCGTCTGGGTCAACGACTGGGCGATGCTCGACCCCGCGGTCCCCTTCGGCGGCGTCAAGGACTCCGGCTTCGGCCGCGAGTACGGCCCCGAGGCGCTCGCCTCCTACACCAAGGTCAAGTCCGTCGTCGTCTCGCTCGGCTGA